CTTTCCCTGTGTTTTCGAACCTTACCATTGCTGACAATAGTAGCGCATATGGCGGAGGATTTTATTGCAATGATTCTGCCGCCCCGAAAATGTATAATTCCATCATTTATAATAACCAGGGTTTCGGAAACAGTGTGTATATCTGGGATGTTTATTCTGCCCCTTCCTTTTACTATTGCAATATAGAAGGGGATTCAGCCGGTTTCGAGGGCAGTGGCGGACATGAGGGTTATCATGGCGAATACCTTAATAATCTGAATCTGCCCCCATCATTCTATGGTTCCGGGAATTACCCTTACCAATTAAATGCCAACTCTCCTTGTATCGATTCCGGTACCCCGGATGCTGGATTCCTGAATTTGCCGGAAACCGACCTCGAAGGCGCGGGAAGAATCTGGAATGGCAGGATAGATATGGGAGCCTATGAATTCAATGGAACTACTGATATTAAGCCATTTATTGTCAATGAAAACGGACACCTTGTAATTTATCCCTGTCCGGCAACTGATTATGCGGTCCTTAAACTCCATTCTCCGTTACTATGGCCTTCGCAATTAAAGATTATCTCTTTGAATGGTAATCTGATATGCCAATTCAATGTTGAAGCCGGGGAGTCAGAAATAAGGCTGGATCTTGACAATGCAATTAATTCTGGTATGAAGTCAGGGTTATATTTTGTGATATTCAGTAATGAAACACAGGCGATGACAGGTAAATTACTTATTACAGGAAGATAGATATAAAGGGTATTCTTTTTAACCGCAAGGACGCGAAGGATGCGCAAAGACGCAAAAGAGTTACTACATATGATAACTTTCTATATCCAAAAAATAATGGATAAAAAATGTCGTTAAAAACAGGTATACCGTTGCTGAATCATTTTGCGAAACTTTGACAACTGTGTGCACCGGCATAACTCAATCTGCAAGAATCTTGCTTTGCAAATTCTTTGCGATTGAGTATAAAGAAGAATCATCAGCTAAAATCAACAGTATTACCTTCAAATCATCCGGATTAAGCAATGAAATCGTTCCTTCCACTATTTCTCCTGGTTATTTCAATTCAAAGCTATTCTCAAGATTCCCTTTATTCCGGCAGAACCCGCGACTTTCCGGGCATTTCGGTCAGTTATCATAAAGGGGATGTCCTACAAACGACTGATTTTGTGAAAGGTGATAATCTTTCGCATAGGCCTATCACCCAACATCAATCCATTTCCTTAAAACTACTATGGCAGAATCCGGGTTATACCGAATGGCAAAAAATCTTTAAGGGGCCTTATTATGGTATTGGTTTTTATGCCGGCGACTTCTATAATGCCCGTGAAATCGGTTATCCGCTTTCAGCTTATGGAGTGTTGGGAATACCCATCATTCGGGGCAAAAAGCTGGAACTTTATACTGAATTCCAATACGGTGTTGCCTGGAACTGGGCACATTACGACTCCATTCACAATCCGAAAAACCTTGCGATCGGCGGTGGACTCACAGTACACCTTGACATTGGAGTGAATGCCTGGTATCCTTTGACAAAGTACCTGGATCTCGGTGCGGGTGTCAGTTTCACCCACTTTTCCAACGGAGGCTTTGAACGGCCAAACCGGGGAATGAACCTTTATGCCCCTTTTGCCGAACTTAAATATCATTTCAGGGGAAGGCCTGAAACGCGAACTATTGAGAAAGCTGGCAGGGCTGACCGACACCATGGATTTTATTTTATGATGGGATATGGCGATCATCAGCGCGTTGACTACGAACTCGATTCCAACTATTTTGCAGTGGGAGGCCTAAGTGCATTCTATCTTTATCAGTTCAGCAATGCATTCAGGGCTGGTATTGGTACGGATCTCAACTATTGGTGGGGGCTAAATGCCAATCCCGACGGGACGATTGGTCCTCGCACATTTGAAAATTTCACAGTATGATTCAGTGCACAACCCGAGGTGATCGTAGGAAAATTAACCTTATTAGGCGGTGTTGGCATCTACGCCAGGCATCTGAATTATGGCAATTTCAAGCAAACCTATCAAAGGCTGGGTGCAAGGTTCGAGATTTACAACCAGTGGTCGCTGGGTGTAAATGTCAGGGCCATCAACTTTATGTTGGCTGAATTCCTCGAATTCAACCTGGGATACCGGCTGTAGGTTTGAAGGATAATTCCTTTCTTTGCTGTCCGGTACCTCTGTTGAACTAAAGCACTCTCAAAAAGAAGTCTCATCTGTTCACTAATGTTTTGCTAATGATTGATTCGAATATCTTTAATCCAAAAAGTCCAAAGTTTCATATCAAAAAATACCTCGAAGGGATCAGGAATGAACTGGTTGGCAAATGTGTCATGGATATTCCTGCAGGGAATGGGGTGACCAGCGAACTACTGCTGGAAATGGGAGCGAACGTTGAAGCATTTGACCTATTTCCTGATTATTTCATGCTCAAGGAGGTTAAGTGCAATTTCGCGGATGTGATGCAAAGTATTCCTGTTGCAGATGACCATGCCGATATGATCATCTGCCAGGAAGGAATTGAACACTTCAGTGACCAGCTCAAAGTGTTCAAAGAATTCAACAGGGTTCTGAAAATGAATGGCCAACTACTGATTACCACTCCTTCCTATTCTAACATACGATCCAGGATCTCCTATCTTTTATTTGAAAGTGAGAACTTCCGGAAAATGCCTCCCAATGAAATTGATGATATCTGGATGTCGGATAAAAGCCTGCACCAGGAGATTTACCATGGACATATTTTCCTCATTGGGTTGCAGAAACTCAGAATACTTGCAACACTAGCCGGATTCAGAATCAGTGAGGTCCGTTATACCAGGATCAGCAAAGCTTCTGTTATACTATTCCCTTTTTTTTACCCATTTATTTTCCTTAGCTCAATCCTTCGGTATTATAGGTGCCTCAGGAAACATAAGAATTTAAACCCGGAAACTGTTAAAAGAATTTACAGTGAACAACTAAAGCTGAATATACATCCTGCTAACCTTTTAAATCATCATACCTTCATGATCTTTAAAAAGGAAAATGAATTGAAAGACCTGGATTTCCGGCAGGAGAGCCTGGTTAAGCCTTTCGGTGAGATCATGTAGCACAATTCCTGGCTAAAGTCTTTCTGAAATATTCCCTGCCTTGGCACAAATCCTTTGTGTGATGTGTTCTCTTCTGCAGGACACAAAGGCCTGGCAGCTAAGGCAGAGTTGCAGGAAAACTAATTCAACCACCTTTTGGCAAAAGTTACAATGCAGCTATTTTGCTCTTATTAATTGGCACAAAATAGATTAGTAGTATAGAAAATAGCTGCAATTCGTTAAAAATATTTCTAACAAAATGATAACTAAACCATTCATCTCTTAAACTCGACCAGTTGCTCGGTATAGTTGTTGGCGTCCATGTTAGAAATAAATCGTTTAAAGGTCTGTTGCCTTGAAAAGCAACAAAAGTGTTGCCTAAGAGGAAAAGGATTGCCGCTAAAATAAGAAAGCCTTTTATTTTGCTCTTTTCCATAAAAAAGAGAATGGTAAGTAATCCGTATAACGAAAGCATAATAGTGAACATTATTGGC
This region of Bacteroidales bacterium genomic DNA includes:
- a CDS encoding class I SAM-dependent methyltransferase, coding for MIDSNIFNPKSPKFHIKKYLEGIRNELVGKCVMDIPAGNGVTSELLLEMGANVEAFDLFPDYFMLKEVKCNFADVMQSIPVADDHADMIICQEGIEHFSDQLKVFKEFNRVLKMNGQLLITTPSYSNIRSRISYLLFESENFRKMPPNEIDDIWMSDKSLHQEIYHGHIFLIGLQKLRILATLAGFRISEVRYTRISKASVILFPFFYPFIFLSSILRYYRCLRKHKNLNPETVKRIYSEQLKLNIHPANLLNHHTFMIFKKENELKDLDFRQESLVKPFGEIM
- a CDS encoding acyloxyacyl hydrolase, whose translation is MKSFLPLFLLVISIQSYSQDSLYSGRTRDFPGISVSYHKGDVLQTTDFVKGDNLSHRPITQHQSISLKLLWQNPGYTEWQKIFKGPYYGIGFYAGDFYNAREIGYPLSAYGVLGIPIIRGKKLELYTEFQYGVAWNWAHYDSIHNPKNLAIGGGLTVHLDIGVNAWYPLTKYLDLGAGVSFTHFSNGGFERPNRGMNLYAPFAELKYHFRGRPETRTIEKAGRADRHHGFYFMMGYGDHQRVDYELDSNYFAVGGLSAFYLYQFSNAFRAGIGTDLNYWWGLNANPDGTIGPRTFENFTV